A single window of Halobacillus naozhouensis DNA harbors:
- a CDS encoding pyridoxal phosphate-dependent decarboxylase family protein translates to MHSLQVMKGDETAYNAFDDLFFHRGAEGLKAYEEIVQHVSTKLTEVFSDFDQPYKGGRPDEVRKAISGMVMATRQGETLRDLLEEIDVPFLRNNLHVSHEKSVAHLHCPPLLSGIAAEMIISSYNQSMDSWDQSTAATYVEREMIAWLTQRFGLSEISDGVFSSGGSQSNYMGLLLARDSFCEKHWGCNVQQEGLPSAFKRMKILCSEDAHFTVQKSASQLGLGAEAVVTVETDHNHRLSIYDCHEKIEMLRKEGSLPFALVGTCGTTDFGSIDPLEELAEVAGENGLWFHVDAAFGGALILSRTHAHKLNGIQSADSITVDFHKLFYQPISCGAFLVNDGRSFQYTNYHADYLNPEADEEEGITNLVNKSVVTTRRFDAFKLFVSLRTVGTDRFAEMIDHTFVVANQSAQLLEDLDHFHVLNQTPELNTIVFRFQPRGIARKEINELNRSIQQQLFEQGMAAIAKTKVQEDIYLKFTLLNPRTEIQDIDAILKDIEVLGFNEIKTRRITQ, encoded by the coding sequence GTGCATTCCTTACAAGTAATGAAAGGTGATGAGACAGCGTACAACGCATTTGATGACTTGTTTTTTCATAGAGGAGCTGAAGGGTTAAAAGCTTATGAAGAGATCGTACAGCACGTCTCCACAAAACTGACCGAAGTTTTTTCGGATTTTGATCAGCCCTATAAGGGAGGGAGACCTGACGAAGTTCGAAAAGCGATAAGCGGTATGGTCATGGCAACAAGGCAAGGGGAGACTTTGAGGGATTTATTAGAAGAAATAGATGTACCTTTTTTAAGAAACAACCTTCATGTATCTCACGAAAAAAGTGTGGCTCATTTGCATTGTCCCCCTTTACTGTCAGGGATCGCGGCAGAGATGATCATTAGTTCATATAATCAATCGATGGATTCATGGGACCAAAGCACAGCAGCTACTTACGTGGAACGAGAGATGATTGCCTGGTTAACACAGCGTTTTGGACTTTCTGAAATATCTGACGGGGTCTTTTCAAGTGGTGGCAGTCAATCCAACTATATGGGGCTGCTTTTAGCTAGAGATTCTTTTTGCGAGAAGCATTGGGGCTGTAATGTCCAGCAAGAAGGATTACCTTCTGCGTTTAAAAGGATGAAAATTCTATGTTCCGAAGATGCCCACTTTACTGTTCAGAAATCAGCATCACAACTTGGATTAGGAGCTGAAGCTGTCGTAACCGTAGAGACAGATCATAATCACAGACTAAGTATTTATGACTGCCATGAAAAGATAGAGATGTTGAGGAAAGAAGGTTCTTTGCCATTTGCCTTGGTCGGAACTTGCGGAACCACAGATTTCGGAAGTATTGACCCACTCGAAGAACTGGCAGAGGTAGCTGGCGAAAATGGATTATGGTTCCACGTAGATGCCGCGTTTGGCGGTGCATTAATTTTAAGCCGGACACATGCTCATAAATTAAATGGGATTCAATCAGCCGATTCCATTACAGTGGACTTTCATAAGTTGTTTTATCAGCCGATCAGTTGTGGCGCCTTTCTTGTTAATGATGGACGTTCATTCCAATATACGAACTATCATGCTGATTACTTAAACCCTGAAGCAGATGAAGAAGAGGGAATTACTAATCTAGTCAACAAATCAGTTGTAACGACAAGAAGATTCGATGCTTTCAAACTGTTTGTTTCCCTTAGAACTGTAGGAACCGATCGTTTTGCTGAAATGATTGACCATACTTTCGTGGTAGCCAATCAATCCGCACAGCTTCTAGAGGATTTAGACCATTTTCATGTGTTAAATCAGACTCCTGAACTAAATACGATCGTTTTTCGCTTTCAACCAAGGGGGATCGCCAGGAAGGAAATAAATGAACTGAATCGTTCTATCCAGCAGCAGTTGTTTGAACAAGGAATGGCTGCTATTGCAAAAACTAAGGTTCAAGAGGATATCTATTTGAAGTTCACTTTGTTAAATCCTAGAACGGAGATTCAAGATATCGATGCTATTTTGAAAGACATAGAGGTGCTGGGTTTTAATGAGATTAAAACAAGGAGGATAACTCAATGA
- a CDS encoding aspartate aminotransferase family protein has translation MLTQLEKNNQSLLDTQEQRESNARSYPRRIPIAIDKAQGIFVTDMDGKQYYDCLAGAGTLALGHNHPKVMEAMEQVIKDQRPLHTLDLTTPVKEEFINEIYAALPQEFTEKAKIQFCGPTGGDAIEAAMKLVKTATGKSTILSFHGGYHGSTHGTMSISGTLGPKEKVQGLVPNTHFMPYPYTYRCPFGIGGEESHQISSKYIENMLDDPESGILPPAAMILEVVQGEGGSIPANIEWLKEMRRITEERNIPLIIDEIQTGIGRTGRFFAFEHAGIVPDVVVLSKAIGGSLPLSVVIYDKKLDQWQPGAHIGTFRGNQLAMAAGTATIKFIKEQNLVAHAEIMGDRLMGLLTKVQKDIPELGDVRGRGLMIGVEIVDPTLKPSSDGSFPANPELASAIQKNCLERGLIVEVGGRHGSVVRLLPPLIITKDQIDDVANILKESILAGLEERGG, from the coding sequence ATGCTGACACAGCTGGAGAAAAACAACCAATCCTTATTAGATACACAAGAGCAACGCGAATCAAATGCCCGTTCTTATCCACGTAGAATTCCTATTGCAATCGATAAAGCACAAGGGATCTTTGTGACAGATATGGATGGGAAACAATACTATGACTGCTTAGCAGGTGCAGGGACATTAGCTCTTGGCCATAATCATCCAAAAGTGATGGAGGCGATGGAACAAGTGATCAAAGATCAAAGACCTCTCCACACCCTCGATTTGACAACGCCTGTAAAAGAAGAGTTTATAAATGAAATATACGCTGCCTTGCCCCAAGAGTTTACCGAAAAAGCTAAAATACAATTTTGCGGGCCGACAGGCGGGGACGCTATCGAAGCGGCAATGAAACTTGTAAAAACCGCCACAGGGAAAAGCACAATTTTATCTTTTCATGGAGGATATCATGGATCTACACATGGAACCATGTCAATTAGCGGAACTTTGGGACCTAAAGAAAAGGTGCAAGGGCTGGTACCAAACACACACTTTATGCCTTATCCCTACACCTATCGCTGTCCTTTTGGGATAGGCGGAGAGGAAAGTCATCAAATTAGCAGCAAGTATATTGAAAACATGTTAGATGATCCTGAAAGTGGAATCTTACCGCCTGCAGCTATGATTTTAGAAGTTGTTCAAGGAGAAGGCGGATCAATTCCGGCAAATATAGAATGGCTGAAGGAAATGCGGCGAATAACAGAAGAAAGGAACATTCCGCTTATCATCGATGAAATTCAAACAGGTATTGGACGTACTGGCAGATTTTTTGCATTTGAGCATGCCGGTATTGTCCCTGATGTTGTAGTCTTATCCAAAGCCATAGGGGGCAGCCTGCCATTATCTGTCGTGATCTATGATAAGAAGTTAGACCAATGGCAGCCTGGAGCTCATATTGGAACGTTTAGAGGAAACCAATTGGCTATGGCTGCTGGCACAGCCACCATTAAATTTATTAAGGAACAGAACCTGGTCGCTCACGCTGAAATAATGGGAGATCGATTAATGGGCTTGTTGACGAAAGTGCAAAAGGACATACCGGAGCTTGGAGATGTCAGAGGCAGGGGGTTAATGATCGGTGTTGAAATAGTAGATCCAACATTGAAACCCTCTTCTGATGGAAGTTTTCCTGCTAATCCAGAGCTTGCTAGTGCCATTCAGAAAAATTGCTTAGAGCGAGGTTTGATTGTAGAGGTTGGTGGCAGGCATGGAAGTGTTGTTCGGTTGTTACCCCCTTTGATCATCACCAAAGATCAAATTGACGACGTAGCAAACATCCTAAAAGAATCCATACTTGCTGGATTAGAAGAGAGAGGTGGTTAA
- a CDS encoding IucA/IucC family protein, translated as MNEVKRTAEQVTMQSFANCYVRETGHFQLMNSSDFPRMTTVEERVIACELSHQNLTLIFPVRYWSLTGRHQFAFPFYMQPGEDGVLLPLDYISLVALITKELSLNHGRGNTQDELMLRVILSCQNLNKYIESRKGDSDRLVQGDFDFIEAEQSLLLGHLLHPTPKSKQGITEKEDNLYSPEMKGEFQLHYFKAEQDVIIQDSSLQHSAGLQMINQLQDDPEISQEMIEQILNEQNNAVLFPVHPLQAQKMLEDQGVRELLEKDQLEYIGPLGSPYSATSSFRTVYRQDSEFMYKFSIPIKITNSLRVNQQKELDRGVEISKLLDTEMGSSLYEAFPSFEVIQDPAYLKLLLPNAGSTYDVVLRRNPFYEGSRQVTLVAGLCQDHAYSEQSRLQVLIEQIAANEGRTAAAVSHDWFDRYLSLTLEPLLWLYKKYGIVLEAHQQNSIVKLEDGYPVHFYYRDNQGYYFSQSKAEHLRKILPDLNKKSDTVCADDIADERFRYYFFLNHLFGLINSFGMKRLISEEQLMELLHERLKEHEEEYSEPSALLNSLLYEDKLPCKANLLTRFYDMDELTGSLENQSVYTLVDNPLYRKVESVHGI; from the coding sequence ATGAATGAAGTCAAAAGAACTGCCGAACAGGTTACCATGCAAAGCTTCGCGAATTGTTATGTACGTGAAACCGGTCATTTTCAATTAATGAACAGCAGCGACTTTCCACGAATGACGACAGTGGAAGAGCGAGTCATCGCATGTGAATTGTCTCATCAAAACTTAACACTTATCTTTCCTGTCCGCTATTGGTCACTTACCGGTCGCCATCAATTTGCTTTTCCCTTTTATATGCAGCCAGGAGAAGACGGGGTGCTTCTCCCCCTTGATTATATTTCATTAGTCGCCTTGATTACGAAGGAGCTTTCACTAAATCACGGTCGTGGGAACACGCAGGATGAACTGATGCTCCGAGTCATCTTGAGTTGTCAGAATTTAAACAAATATATTGAAAGTCGTAAAGGAGACTCGGACCGTCTAGTTCAAGGTGATTTTGATTTTATCGAAGCGGAACAATCCTTACTATTAGGACATTTGCTGCATCCTACTCCTAAAAGTAAACAGGGGATAACGGAAAAGGAAGACAATCTTTATTCACCAGAAATGAAAGGCGAATTTCAGCTTCACTATTTTAAAGCAGAACAAGACGTAATTATTCAGGACAGTTCCTTGCAACATTCAGCAGGCCTGCAAATGATTAACCAACTTCAAGATGATCCTGAGATATCACAGGAGATGATCGAGCAAATTTTGAATGAACAGAACAACGCTGTCCTATTCCCTGTACATCCATTACAGGCTCAGAAAATGCTTGAGGATCAGGGAGTAAGAGAATTACTTGAGAAGGACCAACTTGAATATATAGGTCCATTAGGTTCACCGTATTCAGCGACGTCATCATTTCGGACAGTCTATAGACAAGACTCCGAGTTCATGTACAAGTTTTCCATCCCGATAAAAATTACAAACTCCTTGCGTGTCAACCAGCAAAAAGAGTTGGACAGAGGGGTTGAGATTTCCAAGTTGCTCGATACGGAAATGGGAAGCAGTTTATATGAAGCCTTCCCGAGCTTTGAGGTTATTCAGGACCCAGCCTATCTTAAGCTACTTTTGCCAAATGCTGGTTCTACTTATGATGTGGTTTTACGGCGTAATCCTTTTTACGAAGGCAGTCGCCAGGTTACGTTAGTGGCGGGTTTGTGTCAGGATCATGCTTACAGTGAACAATCACGATTGCAAGTTTTGATCGAACAAATCGCTGCGAATGAAGGCAGAACGGCTGCAGCAGTCAGCCACGATTGGTTTGATCGGTACTTGTCCTTAACGTTAGAGCCTCTCCTCTGGTTATACAAGAAATATGGCATTGTATTGGAAGCCCATCAGCAAAATTCAATTGTTAAGTTAGAGGATGGATACCCTGTTCACTTTTATTATCGCGATAATCAGGGGTACTATTTTAGCCAATCAAAAGCCGAACACTTAAGAAAGATACTGCCAGATTTAAATAAGAAAAGTGATACGGTTTGTGCCGATGACATTGCGGATGAGCGGTTCAGATATTACTTTTTTCTCAATCACTTGTTTGGATTAATCAATAGTTTTGGCATGAAAAGGCTAATCTCAGAGGAACAATTGATGGAACTTTTACATGAACGGTTAAAGGAGCATGAAGAGGAGTATTCTGAACCGTCAGCTTTGCTGAATTCCCTTTTATATGAAGATAAATTGCCTTGTAAAGCTAATCTATTAACCAGGTTTTACGATATGGATGAACTTACAGGATCATTAGAAAATCAATCCGTCTATACCCTCGTGGATAACCCTCTTTACAGAAAGGTGGAAAGTGTACATGGAATATGA